The Argiope bruennichi chromosome 5, qqArgBrue1.1, whole genome shotgun sequence genome segment CCAGAAAatcatattgcaattttttttgaatatttcaaagtttatattacttattttctgctACTACAAAGAGCGGGGAAATTCTACagaaacattactcttaaaccactATGTcacactcgttgggaagccaaaacaGATTCGCTATAAAAGTGtatatacagtttgaacaaatttgtaatatccTAAAAGAATTTGTTGATGCCAATACCGCTCCCGAAGCTGtaacttatttgaatttaaatctactgaaatgaaatagaataattattttaaatttataattttgtcctgTAGATAGCGACAACTCATCATAAAtgcattattgattttatttatttatttattttatattccgtttattaatttaaaaacagcttGCCAAAAGCGCCCTCAACTGAAACGaagtaatttgtttgaaatttctaattttgtccTGTACATGGCTACACTCAACCATAAAtgcgttattaattttattcttaatgttatttcgtttattagtttaaaaaagcttttgaaaaaaaccCTCTtcagaaacgaaatgaaataatttttagaatttttttcctgtaGAGAATAATGCGTATATCTAACCATAAATGCgtttttgatttcattctttatgttatttcgtatattaatttttaaaaaagcttgcGAAAAGCGCCctctactgaaaaaaattaagaaaattattttcaatttataattttgtcctgTAGAGGGCGAGAACTAACCATAATTTAGTAGGAAATATAGTGGAAAGGAAGTAGCACAAAAAAGTAGAAGAATTTATGTGAATAATCTACCAcattcttttaagttattaatttatgatgCCACTTccagcagtaatttttttttgtatattgtaacgtttatattacttattttctgcatctacaaaaagatgggaaattctacaaaatctttttaacattactcttaaaccattatgcgacactcattaggaagccaaaatagatacggttaaagcagtgtatatacAGTTCGAACAAATTTGTAATGcgttagaagaatttattgatgcaaataataaaataccgcGGTATTCAAAGCTAAAAGTCTAtagaatgtttaataatatgatttataatattgtccaaaattagccCTATCAATAAActacttcaaataaaaactattcttcTCGACTGcgcttttaatttagtcaataaaattaaaactaatatacaaaatttaataacaaaatttaacacatttttagacgaagcaaaggCGATTgcatgtaatttgaatttttcagaacattttcatgaaaaagaattcgaaaaaaagaaaaattatatctctAAACAGCggaagatgaaattataaaaaagccggttgaggaatttagatgttatttcttAACCCTGtaactgatactgttattgtacagataaaagataaatttaaaagtatttcaaatgagTCACTGTTATAAAAACTTTAGGAAgacatgaatttgaaaaatgttcccAAAACTTTGTAACGTTTTATAATAACGATGTAGATGAAAATCCTATCAAATAATTGCTTTGCTAcggaatttgaatttgaatgaaaggAATGTAAATAATGTTCTACGCATATTGCAgcatatattaattcataattatgatgatttatttttaagtgtattaaaacttttctttacattaccagttactaaaataaatgctgagagctctttcagcaaattaaaattaataaagaattctcTTCGGTCAAGCAAGTGTgcataacgcttaaatgcacttgcagcgaaaaagaaattgaaaagaattgtaattttgcTGAAATAGTCAATAGCATCACGCATTGAATAAACATGCAGTAGTAATTTGTGTTCGTACTTGTATATTTTTGgactttgtaaaaaatataggGCCCCAATTGGCTTCTTGTACCCAGACCTCTTCAAAGAGAAGGCCGGCCCTGCCCGTGAACAACGTGTAACTTAAGAAATTCAGGGGTAACTGGGCTCTCTTATATACAGTTTCCCAAGTCCTCaatcattttttcccctcaattACCCTGAATCAATTTTTGGAATGCAGCATCTCTtcatagtttttactttctcatatgcgtgATTTAGAGAAAAtagagtaatcgtcaaaaaaaaagtcgaacttaagattttgagaatttctgagttttagacttccctgagaaCGCAATTGAAGAAAATGTCTGCCTATTTCTGTGTgacacagataactcaaaaaacctTTGAGCTAGATAGCTGCAATTTGGTATAGagactttagaccaaatttgcagatttttatccaattcaaagtaaaatctgttcagaggaagccGTCTGTCTGGTTTTTTGAATATGTTAACACgttaattataaaactaagagCGCTAAATAGTtacaatttggtacacagatatAGCATATATAGTGTAGgcacctgtcaaatttttagtCATATCCAGCAACAGGTTGAGTGTCTGAGGTCTTTAACGTGAGAAATATGTAAacgagataatttaaaaaaaagcaatgacttaaatatatcaaatttggtatgggattttatgactacaattgtattgCTTGCCAACGGATACTAAAACCCTTCgaacttttgcgcatgcgttaggatgggtttcatttgataaaacaggggtgagaggaaaggcggagatgtttacatttaaaaataaagtaaattccgcaAATGGCGCACATCCTTCCGTGTGTCACCTTCAGTGAGATAGAACGGCCGAAAAGTGGTCGCcgcagaatactgaaacgaacagtatttctgagaaaaatttttgtttcaatcgattgagaaaaaacgcatataaagcacaaatttgatttttaacgcactccagggattaatcgccaaaaactatTCAAGTAtttcacgatagattcagtcagAATGCTAAATCTacgctaaaggttaatattttaaccattgtatgccaataccatgcaaggcgttctttgtcataaaaagtttattagaaagtgtacgaataagttttgtggagaccaatACAGCTGGTTTTTTCCAACACAAAAAATGGAATCGACAGAAATTAATGTTGTTTATAATAATCGAAATTCCCTAATTGTTATATTGGACGGAAGGAAATTAAGCGAAATCAGggcatttctttaaaactattttagttatttttattgctattatataacatttaatattatagtttaaactgaataatttctGGAGtggtaagaaaaatatcttcttttcataaaaaacacCAACTTAGcttaacatttttactgtaattaGTGATTTGACTGCCATTTAGAAGAGAAGAAAATCAAATGGAAGTGGGAcaaacttaaaactatttttaaaaatgcaaaacaagaATGGAATGCCTCTATAGTTCGTTACttcattttacagaaataatattcaCAGGGTGAAATCGATTaagatcaaaaatgaaatcataaattttgaatttgaaaacgaaacaaattaaggaaatattaaatattgaattgggggtatctggaaaaggaataagaaaacaatttcggTGCATTAATGATAGTTATAACAGTTGATTgagactttgaaaattttaataatgagaatcaacttgaaaatataatctataaaatttcagataaatgttcgatcattttagctaaaaatcttaaaacttgctgttaatataattgaataatagttGGTTGGCATTGTAATCACATGAGAATCAAGATCAATCTTCATGATGTTAGAATTActgaatgtaaaaagaaaaatctaaaggaaaataaaattaaattcatgattaAATCGTATTTGGTTAAAGGCAACAAGGAATAAAGAGGGGCTTGTAGAGTCGATcggtttacaataaaaaaaattggtggtgtgttgtgtcaaatattttaattcaaagctaaaattaagaataatttaaaatgttatgaatttatgACAAGATATACtgtctaattttatgaaaagcgaagttcttaacaaaatttttccataaattgaCTTAAAGAGAATATAGGGTGACTTTTACTTCTACCAAATTTTTATAGTACATGATATTTTGAAAACCTGGCAGAAGGGATTCTTTAGCAAGAACTACAAATTAAATAGGGTCCGTTGAAATCAGCGCTGTTTCTctcaaattaccaaaaaaattccAGACAGCTCATCAAAAATTCTTAGCTCTGACATTTTACTGTGTTTGGCTGTTTCTTCACATTCTATCTTTGTTATGcttattcatcttaaaatattttatttgttcatttttatttttatatagttatatttattttatttttaccttaataattaatttaaattgagttttcttaattaaatattttttaattaaaagaagattagggttttttcttttttattagtttttagtttaattagtttAGCTTAAGACTTAGCACTTTTAATTTCCCAAAGATGTATCTAAATTAgccgaaatattttcaaaatatcataaacttCCGTTTGATGTTTCAAATATCCATTACATGATATGCATATTTcatgttctatatttttttgtgaatcttgtcttcaaattttcatatgctGTATAAACTCTTTACTTAGAAAGTGAAACTAAACAGatggaaatgaataaatgatatcaaaatatggctttaaaatgaaacattgtgcCTTGAAAGTAAATGAATGGCGATTACTTTAAAGGCACGAAAAAATCAAATGACCAGTGGCGGATTTTAACAACATGAGGCCACAGGCGCTAAATTATTTTGAGGAACCCTTCtaggtaaattatatttataacaagaaataattatgaattaaatttatttaagcttttaattttaacttttagcgATTACTTTTTAGCAATTTCTACATTATACGTATATATCAAACAtggaaattttacgagtcaagttcacgcacatgcgcagaattcattcatattcttagcattgtgcttttagaccagattgacaccgtatttaaaattttacgggacagtcgtaatgagaatcttagacccttcagtagctctcgggttacgaagcttggtggccgaatcggcagagtgtggaacttagttttgctggtcttcagttcgaggctcggagccgtcaaatgtttttatatatttttcctttttttaaaatgtattttagtcagtttcatctttcattactagagttaaaatgaattattccaaatcatatacgtcgaaaatagaatttaatttcaaaatatttctatgtttattcgaaattttacgagtcaagttcacgcacatgcggaaaattcattcgtattcttagcattgtgcttttagaccagattcacaccgtatttaaaattttactggacagtggtaatgagaatcttagacccttcagaagctctcgggttacgacgCTAGGTGGATGGATCGGCTGAGTGTGGaacttacttttgcaggtcttcagttcgaggctcggagccgtcaaatgtttttatatatttttctttttttttaatttattttagtcagtttcatctttcattactagagttaaaatgaataattaaaatcatatacgtcgaaaatagaatttaatttcaaaatatttctatgtttattcgaaattttacgagtcacgttcaatcacatgcgcagaattcattcgtattcttagcattgtgcttctaaaccagattgacaccgtatttaaaattttaatggacactcgtaatgagaatcttagaaacttcagaagctatcgggttacgacgctaggtggctggatcggcagagtgtggaacttagttttgcagttcttcagttcgaggctcgaagccgacaaatatttttatatatttttcgtctttttttttaaaatttattttagccagattactccttcattcctagagttaaaatgaataattccaaatcctatacgtcaaaaatagaatttaatttcgaaatatttctatattgattcgaaattttacgagtcaagttcacgcacatgcggagaattattcgtattcttagcattgtgcttttagaccagattgacaccgtatttaaaattttactggacagtcgtaataagaatcttagaaatttcagaagctctcaggttgctaagcttggtggctggatcggccgagtgtgccatatagttttgcaggtcttcagttcgaggctcgaaaccgacaaatatttttatatatttttcttctttttttaaaaatttattttagccagatttctccttcattcctagagttaacatgaataattctaaatcctatacgtcaaaaatagaatttaatttcaaaatgtttctatatttattcgaaattttacgagtcacgttcaatcacatgcgcagaattcattcgtattcttagcattgtgcttttagaccagattcacaccgtatttaaaattttactggacagtggtaatgagaatcttagacccttcagaagctctcgggccCTTAGGGGCTCACCTACtgtaggtgagtacgggtgtcccaatcccgaggttcccagggatctttactccctttcagttcgctctcctctacgccttctgctttctgctgtgtctttccttccctcgacggcaagcgagggagctcttcatgagaagctgtcgccgctctgtttgcttcttgcttctcatggacagccaaaaccccacgtgtttgccgtgcgtggcgacccatttgaaagacgggtggtgcactgtggtccccggtgcatcaatcggctggttgctaaccacctaagtggttagttcgctagggatcaagcgaaggggttactccttgggcttggcgttaagggtggtcactgtccccgggggtaactcccagcgtataggtaccgattagcactagggtggatgccgatcctgggaatgaccagagccggtaattgccttcccatgttgggctccgtggtgggcggtgccgtcggacccgaatcacttatcatatcgtatgggctcctccaaacttggtcccttcagtgggcgtcgcaTTGTaccaatcaattcaaattttgagaaccaattcgacagttttttttataatcaaacgagtttctgataaaaatgaaacCTTTGAAACAGTATCACCATTTCTTGTCCAGAAGGCCGTCTCCGCAACAGTTGGTgaagtaacatcaattaaaaagatgcgttctggtgactgGTTAGTAGAGGTCAACtctcgaaagcaagcccagaacatacaaaaattgaaagccCTTGCAACTATTCCAATCAGCGTCAGCCCCCATGCATCCTTAAATACCTCTAAAGGAGTAATCACTTGTGGGGAAATCTTGAATCTCTCTGTTGATTATAtaacaaatgagttaaaatcaCAAGGAGTTGTACATGTCCGCCGAATTACCATCAGGCGTGATGGAGAAATCATTGAAACCAAACACCACATCCTAACATTTAAATCTCCAAAAATACCAGAATATATCTATGCAGGTTACATCAAACTACCCGTAAGACCATATATCCCGAACCCACTCAGATGCTTCaagtgccagcgctttggccattcAAAGACAAACTGCCGTGGTGCACTCACTTGTGCCCGATGCGCAGAAAAAGGCCACTATAGCCAGCAGTGTGCCGCAGCTGAAAAATGCGTGAACTGCGGTGGCGATCACACGTCCTACTCTCGATCTTGCTCGCGATGGCagcttgaaaaacaaataataactctcaaaatcaaagaaaatttatcctaTTCTGAAGCTAGGCGTAGGATTGTAGCTCAAACTCCTACTCCTGGCATAACATATGCTTCCGTTGCACAAAGGTCATTTTGTGCAAACTGTTCTTGCACAAGCTGTGCTAAAAACAACATGACACCCAAGCAACTCAAAAAAGTTTCCACTTCAGATACTGAAAACTCCATTAGTAGTACCCCTGAAACTCctccagttttaaaaaagaaatcaaagaaaaaagctaaaaactcgCTGACATTGAAACTTGCAAAACGCGGCCTTTCATTACAAGACGTtcctcaaaa includes the following:
- the LOC129968433 gene encoding uncharacterized protein LOC129968433, coding for MRSGDWLVEVNSRKQAQNIQKLKALATIPISVSPHASLNTSKGVITCGEILNLSVDYITNELKSQGVVHVRRITIRRDGEIIETKHHILTFKSPKIPEYIYAGYIKLPVRPYIPNPLRCFKCQRFGHSKTNCRGALTCARCAEKGHYSQQCAAAEKCVNCGGDHTSYSRSCSRWQLEKQIITLKIKENLSYSEARRRIVAQTPTPGITYASVAQRSFCANCSCTSCAKNNMTPKQLKKVSTSDTENSISSTPETPPVLKKKSKKKAKNSLTLKLAKRGLSLQDVPQKLKKSTLKNSVALGLATQGNVHKDLTSIFGIPNSPDIKLHPSDDEDDLQMSCEYEATQTNTSKASSKPLS